ggcaatcgagtgccaggtaagtgaggcaactaagtgccaggtaagtgaggcaactgagtgacaggtaagtgaggcaactgagtgccaggtaagtgaggcaactgagtgccaggtaagtgaggcaactgagtgccaggtaagtgaggcaaccgagtgccaggtaagtgaggcaactgagtgccaggtaagtgaggcaactgagtgccaggtaagtgaggcaactgagtgccaggtaagtgaggcaactgagtgccaggtaagtgaggcaactgagtgtcaggtaagtgaggcaaccgagtgctaggtaagtgaggcaactgagtgccacgtaagtgagacaactgagtgtcaggtaagtgaggcaactgagtgccacgtaagtgaggcaactgagtgtcaggtaagtgaggcaactgagtgccaggtaagtgaggcaactgagtgccaggtaaatgaggcaactgagtgccaggtaagtgaggcaactgagtgccaggtaagtgaggcaaccgagtgctaggtaagtgaggcaactgagtgccaggtaagtgagacaactgagtgctaggtaagtgaggcaactgagtgccacgtaagtgaggcaactgagtttcaggtaagtgaggcaactgagtgccaggtaagtgaggcaactaagtgccaggtaagtgaggcaactgagtatcaggtaagtgaggcaactgagtgtcaggtaagtgaggcaactgagtgccaggtaagtgaggcaactgagtggcAGTAAGTGAgacaactgagtgccaggtaagtgaggcaactgagtgccaggtaagtgaggcaacagagtgtcaggtaagtgagaCAACTTAGTGTTAGGTAAGGGAGGCAACTGTCTGGTGAGGCAATAAAGTTCCAGTTTAGTAATATAAGTGGGTGCTAGCTAAGGTAGACAACATAAACGCTAGAAATGTTAGGTAAGGAAAAATCTGCTAAGTAATGAATGAGCTGAATAGGAAGGCTAAAGTGAATGCCAGAAAAAAAGCAGTGCTAGGTTATGGAACAGTGTTATGCAACGTGAGTATCAGACACCGTAGGTAAACGTCAGGTAAGTAAAATGGGTGCCCATTATGTGGGCaataggaaaatgaagaaaggtaaTATAAATGAGCGCCATGTAAAGAAGTGTCAGATGTAAAGGGTTAATGTCTGGCAGGTacacgtgtaaaaaaaaaaagaaaaaaaaaaaaaaaaggtaaacgatCCCCATTTAAGTAAAAGAAGCTAACTACAGCTAATATAGGGCGGTTTCTGTACGCGTCATAAAAGTTAAATCTGAAGTTTAATCCAAATCCACAGTGCTTGCACAGATGTAAGACACGAATCAAGGCGATTATCAGCAGATCTGCTGTTACATAAGAGCAGGTATTTGTGTAATAGGAATTAGTAGCTAATCTCTGAGTTCTATATCACACACTAAGTTTAATAGCGAGACGTTTCCtacagagagaatatatatatatatatatatatatatatatatatatgtatatacatatacatatatataaatatatatatatatatacacacataaatggtAGTGTTATTTCAAGAAGATATGTATTTGTGCCACTACATATAATTGGCTTGAAATACCCtttgagtttttttctctctcttccctctctctttctctctttcctctctctctcggtctgtctttgttgatgtctgtctttatctgtgtatgtgtataagcatgcatatatatatatgtatatacatgcatatatatatatatatatatatatatatatatatatatatatacatatatttatatatgtatatatatgtatatacatgcatatgcatacgtataaataaataaataaatatatatatatatatatatatgtatatatatatatgtacataaagatatgcatatatatatatatatatatatatatatatatatatatatatatatatatacatatgtatatatgtgtatgtatatgtatatatatgcatatatatacatatatattcatatatatacatatatatacatacatatatatatatatacatacacacacatttacacacacacacacacacacatatatatatatatatatatatatatatatatatatatatttgtgtgtgtatgtatatacatatgtttacatatgtatatatatgcatatataaatatgtacatatatgcatacacacacatacacacgcacacacacacatacacacacacacgcacacacacacgcacacacacacacacacacacacacacatatatatatatatatacacacacacacataagtatatttatatacatatagataaatatgtatttacacacacacacacacacacatatatatctaaatatctatatctatatctatctatctatctatctatctatctatctatctatctatctatctatctatctatctatctatatatatatatatatatatatatatatatatgcagacccacaaacacatgcatatgcacagacacatacatacagacatatgtaagATTATACCTATCTTCAGTTCTGAAGATACAGTCCAAGATTTCGAAACCGGTTGaattatcaataaatctagtttgttcactgtgctttttttttttttttttttttttttttttaccacacatacatgcacaaacgcacacacacacacatatgtaatagtattaaaaatattaatgataatgatattaatagtaacattCACGACGCGTATGGACACATTTGTTTTCGATTaaacaagaaacgaaaagaaaatgtttcGAAAGAAAGTTTCATTACCTTTGCCGAAACACAGAAATAGGTTCTGTATTGTTTAACGTAATAAGAAGCTTCGTTGTTCTGGATCCTAAGTTGTCCAGGAAGAGTCTGGGTACAGTTGCCTTGTAGGATCTTTTTCCTTTGGGcaaatctttgttttattttctcgagATGCTGCTTATCCATTTCCCCGTTTCCATTATTATTCTTCTCGAATGGTTTTAGCAATTCAGCCTTTGGGGTTTCGGATGCATCTTTGGCTGATGGCGCGTCGGGTTTTATTACCTCGGCTTCACTTTCCGGAATTTCGGCTTCATGTTTTGgaatttcatcttttatttccgGAGTATCTGGCATTTGCCAGTTTACAGCTAAAATTGGGTATGTGAAGTTGTATTCACCATTCGTCGTATATCTGTAAATACACAATAACGAAATGCCTATCGAAAGCAagacgaaaaacacaataccgcgATAGGTTGATAGTAAACGCTTGAACATCGTTGGGGACAGGGCGCGTGTTAGTCACATTGACCGTTTCCCAAGAATGACATTTTTGTAGCTTTCAGGTGTGTGAGGCTCACCTTAAGTAATTATTCAAATTAACGATTCATAAAAGTGCGACTAAATttattcataataatcatcacctaATCATCGCGCCTCGAACATATGTGATTTTAGAGCACTGAATGGCCAGGTAAGAATATGACTGAAATCATACCAAAcatgaaaagtatatatatatatatatatatatatatatatatatatatatatatatatatatatatatatatatatatataaaggagaaaaACACCAACAATTTTTTGTGACATGTAAATTATTATATCAGCACCTTCCATAAGCATGATAAACCTTAACCGTTAATTGAGTTGGTGCTGTGGATTTGAGAATAGAATCTTTTAGGATCAAGTGGAATGTTTGGGTTATAAAGGGAAGCCTTGATCACTGTCCTTGTATTTATTATCGAAGGGCGTCTTATATCTGATTTTTTCCGCGCCAAAGTTGTTTTAGGTATAGTTGCTAATTATTAGCTATCCGCTTTGTTAGTCTGTTTTTCACTTGAGAACTTTTAGCTTGCATTTCACACTAGTAAATAGCCCTTGTCTCGTAGGTGCTGCATGTGCCAGTTCGAGCTGTGTGTATATCAAATTCTATCTTTAAAATGTGTAAGATCCATGGAGGTATATAGATTCCGATTAAACCATAAGATATTCAAATTGGCTAAGCAGATGTGAACTGCTTTCATATGCTAAACAGATAAAAGTTGACCAATGTTAAGCCTTCGTCATATTcggtaattttttttatatatatacaaggaatgCACGCTGATTTGATTATGAATTGCCAGGTATTTCGGAAAATCAGTTTTTTTCTGAAATCTTAGTCCTTACCATTCATATACGTTTGTATTTAATTGCCTTTACGCATGGCTATTCCCGCAGATTGCCACGGCTCTATCAAGTGGCTACAAATTTCATGTCTTGTTTCTCCATATTGTGTACCTATATCTGATAATTTGATATTGTATtgccaatattaaaaaaaaaaaaaaatagttgcacACTGTATAATTATATGCACATAATCGTATGCAAAAATATTACAAGGCCCACGTGGCTTGGCGTGTCTGCCCTCAGGAGAACCACAAAGAAAGGAAGGTCACGTCAGCCCTTGGCCTAGgatgttaatatatatctatatatctatatatcaatctatctatctatctgtctatctatccagctgtctgtctctctatctatctatctatacatacatatatatatatatatatatatatatatgtatatatatacagaatacatatgtatatgtatatatatataatatatatatatatatatatatatatatatatatatatatatatatatatatatatatatatacatacatatatcatatacatacatacatacatacatacatagatagatatatatatatatatatatatatatatatatatatatatatatatgcattaatatcagtctatctatctatctatctatctatctatctatctatttatatatatatatacatacatatatatatatatatatatatatatatatatatatatatatatatatatatatatgtgtgtgtgtgtgtgtgtgtgtgtgtgtgtgtgtgtgtggtgtgtgcatatatacacgcacatacacacacacacacacacacacatatacacgcacacactgacacacacacacacacatacacacacacacatatatatatatatatatatacatatatatatatatataatataatatatatgaatatatatatatgtatatatatatgtatatatatatatgtatatatatatatatatatatatatatatatatatatatatatatatatatatatatgcgtgtgtgtgtgtgtgtgtgtgtatatgtatatatgtatatatacctgtatatatacatatgtatatatatatatatatatgtatgtatgtaaatctatctatctatctatatctatctatctatctgtctatatctatatatacatatatttatgtatatatatatatatacatatatatatgtacatatatatatatatatataaatatatatatatatatatatatatatatatatatatatatatatatagagagagagagagagagagagagagagggagagagagagagggatagatagatgtgtgtgaatacacacacacacacacacacacatatatatatatatatatatatatatatatatatatatatatatatatatatatatatatatatatatatatatatatatatatatatatatttgtgtttgtgtgtgtgtgtgtgtgtgtgtgtttatatatacatacacacacacacacagcatagatgtgtgtgcattaatctatctatctatacacactcacacatacaaacacacgcacacacacacacatacacatatatatgtatatacacacacacacacattcacacacatacacacacacacacacatacacatacacactcacacacatacacatgcacactcacacacacacacacatatatatatatgtgtgtgtgtttacacacacacacagatgtgtgtgcatcagtctatctatctatacacatactcatacacatacacacacgcgcgcgcgcgcatggtATTGATGTGTgggcatctttctatctatgtatatacaacgcgtgtgtttgtatgtgtctcacTTTATTTAACTAAGCACCTCTCTTGATGgggaagaaaatatatttttggaAATCCGATTTACTGAACATCACAGTGCCATTTCATACAATAACATCAAATATAAAATACAACCATTTTAATCACTCAAGATCGAATGTGACACTAAATCTATGTTTATCGTATATATCAAATTTATTCTAGTCTTTCAAAGGAAATCGAACATTTGTTGTCATGTAACATTGCATACAATACACACagtaatatatttgcatatacacacataaaaaacattgAGACGCAAActcaatatatatgtgcatacacatttcAATGTGCGTGGacgagtgcatacacacacacacacacacacacacacacacgaacacacacaaacatatacatgtatacatgtatacatatataaatatatatatatatatatatatatatatatatatatatatatatatatatatatatatatatatatatatatatatacacacacacacacacacagacacacacacacacacacacacacatacacacacacacacacacacacatatatatatatatatatacatacatacatatatatatatatatatatatatatatatatatatatatatatatgtgtgtgtgtgtgtgtgtgtgtgtgtgtgtgtgtgtgtgtgtgtgtgtgtgtgtgtgtatacatacatacatatatatataatacatatatatatatatatatatatatatatatatatatatatatgtgtttgagtgtgtgtgtgtgtgtgtgtgtgtgtgtgtgtgtgcgtgcgtgtgtgtgtgtgtacatatgtatatgtatgtatgtatgtatatatgcatatatgtgtgtgcatatatgtatatatatatatatatatatatatatatatatatatatatatatatatatatatatatatatatgctcacatctacacacacacacacacacacacacacacacacacacacacacacacacacatatatatatatatatatatatatatatatatatatatatatatatatatatatataaatgtgtgtgtgtatacatatatgtatatataaacatatatatatatatatatatatatatatatatatatatatatagtatatacatatatacatatatatatatgtatttgtttattcacttatatttgtatatatgcacacatacatacacacacacacacacgcacacacacactcacacatatgcatatatatgcatatatatatatatatatatatatatatatatatatatatatatatatatatatatatatatatatgtatgtatgtaaatatgtatacacacacactcatatatattcacatacacccacatatatatatatgtgtgtgtgtacacacacgcacacacacacacacacacacacacacatttatatatatatccatgtgtatgtgtgtgtgagtgtgtacacatacacacacacacaatgcataatgATTTGTTACAACATTATATGTCCTTGTAACGGTCAAACAAATTTCTTTTTCAGAGTAGAGTTTATTATGtaaagaatattttttattttcttttaccaaTCATATCGTCAGCaacagatatttaattaagaaaaataatttcaTCGCTCATCTCACCGTAATCAGTACTATGAAATGGATTTTCATTTTGCTCGCTGAAAGAACATTTTTAGTCCAAACTTTGTTTTCTAAATGTGTTCTTTTCTGCTTTCTATCATCAACTCAGTTTCTTTTCGTTATAAATGTTTTGTAAACTGGCTTGCAGGACGACGCAGGTTTTCTGAACAGCGCTTCATAAAACGACAGTGCTcgcgaggacgacgacgacgagcagCGCCGAGAATCTTGGTGTGCTGATGCTGCTCGAGTTGGTCTGCATCGCTGCCGGCCGCTCTCCTGGAAGGCagagagggcgtgagggtgtgTCTGGGTGGCTGGGCGGGGGTATGGGACACTCGTTTCATTTTTCGCCAAAATTTCCATAAGAATTAGTGttgagaaaatgatgataatggtggtggtcattatggttatcataacgATGCTTTTGCCATcaacactatcataattatcattataatctttattcccATCAGCAGCATCATAACCCATTGACATTCTGCATCGACtctgccatcatcattgttaaacatcCTTATAACAAGCTTCAGCATAACCCCTAGTATTCCACAACATGAAAATACTCGAAGCTGCCTACCGTCCAGCACATGAAGGGCCACCTGAGCGGACTCCATGCCCTCGGGTTGGCAGGTGAAGATGCCCGAGTCCGAGGAGCGGGCAttctgaaggaggaggaagctggaAGTGGTTTCGCCTCGCTCCTCCACAACGCTCACGCCGCCGCGCTCTGACGTGTAGCTGATCGTCTGTCCGGGAAAAGGGGACGCTGATAACTGTCATCGAAGTCACGTGAGTAGGAGTCCAATGCTGACTGGCAGTTTTAGTCAGCATTTAcatgcgagagagatagagacagagagagacaaagagcgagagctagttagatagataaatagaggaagagagagtggcagaCAAATGCAGACCCTTTATAAACTATATAATTCACCATTTTACAAGTATATGATATTCATTCTAAGGAAAAAAGCATGGCCAATTAACGCTTTGGTATAAAAATTCCAACGTCCATAGGAAACGTAAATGGAACGAAAAAATCAACAGATGGAACAACTCCtgtttcaacaacaacaaaaatacttgATTGTTAACTCTTTGGCGAGAATGGATATTTCAGATTTCATGCAAAATGGCATGACTTGTTTAttaccatttcttttatttctttctctctattactccccgctccctccacctctctctctatctgtctctctctctctctctctctttttctcgctctcactctctcgttctctagcTTTTCTCACACATAGTCATAGTACTTCTATTGTTTTGACtaggccttagtttctggatcatagtgatggacccaaaatagttttttttctttttttttacatacacacatttgtgtgtatgcatgtatgcctgCCTGTGTATGAgcctctttcctaccctccccccccctgaatCCCGCGCCGCCGCCGTGTCCTCCGCACCTGATTCCCGTGGTACCAGGTAATGGCctcgggggggtagggggcgtggTGCACGACGCACGTCAGGTTGATCATGCTCTCCGTGTTCACGTAGATGTCGGGCGCGCCGATCACCTCCACCGTCGGCTCTGCGGACAAACAGATATGTGCAACCAAtataagaacaaaaaaggaaaagaaaagaaagaggacacacctacactcacgcacacatatatatgtgtgcgtgtgtgtaagtgcacatacctgtgtgtgtattcaggtTGTTTTTGTAAAACTGACATTCATAATTACTAAACTGTGCCTATCTAAGAAATATCTGACATCGCAAAAATCAGAAAATTCGCATTTCGCAACTGTGTAACAGGTAAGCATCATGGTTATTACTGGTATAATCGCTATTTTCGTTACAATCAACATTGTTGTCAATGCTACCATTtgcattagtagtatcattatagctattaccTTATCAATCTTcatccattattaccatcatcattatcatctccaccatcaccaacactatcgtcatcactagcatcaccatcaaaccctcaccatcctcatcgtcACCACTAGCATCCCCATcctcaccactagcaccaccatcacccccaaacccccgccccccctcctccacccgagGGCCACCGCCACTCACCCACGACCTTGAGGAAGACGCTGAAGGTCCGGATGGGCTTGGTGGCGATCTGGCACTCGTAGCCGCCCTGGTCCCGCAGCTGCACCGACTTGATCCTCAGCGTCCACTCCGAGCTGGCCTGCTGGTGGAGGGCCTCGAAGCGCAGGTCCGTCGTGTACGTGTAGCCGCCCACCGTCAGGATGCGCAGGTCGCGGCCTCGGATCCATGACACCTGCGGGCGGACGGGCGTGAATTAGTGGGCGGGCGTGGATcagtgggtgggcgtgggttagTGAGCGGGTGTGGGTTAGTGGGCGGGCGTGTGTCAGTGGGCGGGCGTGGACTAGCGAGCGGGTGTGTGGATTAGTGGACGGGCGTGTGTCAGTGGGCGGGCGTGGGTTAGCGAGCGGGTGTGTGGGTTAGTGGGCGGGCGTGTGTTAGTGGGCGGGCGTGGATCAGTGGGCGGGCGTGGGTTAGCGAACGGGCGTGGGTTAGTGGGCGGGCGACTGCGTGGAAGCATGGTTTGATCTAcagataatcattatcgttatcggtaTATTCgtggtgatgataaaagtaatgacagcGATGATAATCAAAGACAAGAAGAACAACAGACTTTGTGAAAacttatgataatggttataatattgacgatggcaatgatgatccttattataatcctaatcaaaatagtgataatgataatacaacaaaaacagtagcagtagtagtaatgatactaatagtgataggATAGTGAAAATCATCAATattaaagagaatgatgatgataatgatacataattCCATTTACAATagcaatactagtaatgatgataatggtaataatgataatgataataataatgataataataataataataacgatggtgataatactgctactactactaattatcattataataatcatagcctTATAACAGTAatcactgtaatgataatgataaaaacactactactgctaataataatctGCCCTCTTGCCCCACATACCGACTTGTCCGTCTTGGCCGCATGGACGACGCAGGTGAGTGTGGCGGTCTTGCCCAGATAAGCTGTGTACAGGGACGACATGGACGCGTCAAAGTAgggctcctctctcttcccactgcCCTCTTTGGCTGACACCTCTTCCAGGCTAACGCGGCTGACATTCGGAAGGACTGTGACGCCGTCTGGGATGCGTGTGGTGGTCACTCCTTCGGATCCGCCACCGGCAGACACTGCCCATATACCTGAAATAAGGATGATGTTAGACCACGGGGAAGTGCGTTTCTAAGCGTGGCAAGATTTTTGGAAGTGATAAggtctttctctttaattctctaggtagatatatatagagatagatagatgctagATAGattgtttcagagagagagagagagagagacagagagacagagagagagagggaggcagaggggagcgggggagggggagagactaaTAAACGAGAATACAAATTAACACATAACAGAAAGGTGAACGAAAGAAGCATTTAGGATTTCCATATACAAAAGTTATGCGAGTCTTTGAATATTCATGACAGATAAACTTTTGCTGCAACGTTAAACCGAATGCTTTCTCTTTGTTGAACTAGCTGCTGCCCCATTATTGAAATTCTCCATCACAGTTTCAGAACGTTATCCATCATGCTCTATGCACGAACAACGGCATCACAGTGAGAGCAAAAACAAAGTTCTGATTAAATTCTCTTACGGAATTCAGACCAAAAGCAAACTCTTTTCTATTGAAATGCATCATCTGCAGGAGTTAGGAATGATGTTAGATGGATAGGgcagaggaaaatgaataaagtttTCAGCAATTAATGTGGAAAAAGGTGGAATGTCCAGGAGTGATAAAACTAATACTGAAAAGGGAGATAACTATGGAAATCATAACAATAGtgccaataacaatataatatatatataattatatatatatatatacatacatatatatatatatatatatatatatacatatatatatatatatatatacatatatatacacacacacacacacatctatgtatatgtatgtgtgtgtatatatatatatatatatatatatatatatatatatatatatatatatatatatatatatatatatatatatatatatatatatatatatatatatatatatatatatatatatatatatatatatatatatatatatatatatatatatatatatatatatatatatatatatatatatatatatatatatatatatcatgtttataacACGAAACAGTAATGCCCTAGCCGAATCTGCGACATCAGGAATTGAGGAATCGAAATATGCAAGGTTGCCACGAAAGATTAAATGATAT
The sequence above is a segment of the Penaeus vannamei isolate JL-2024 chromosome 31, ASM4276789v1, whole genome shotgun sequence genome. Coding sequences within it:
- the LOC113800656 gene encoding zwei Ig domain protein zig-8 is translated as MFIILYMMGIWAVSAGGGSEGVTTTRIPDGVTVLPNVSRVSLEEVSAKEGSGKREEPYFDASMSSLYTAYLGKTATLTCVVHAAKTDKSVSWIRGRDLRILTVGGYTYTTDLRFEALHQQASSEWTLRIKSVQLRDQGGYECQIATKPIRTFSVFLKVVEPTVEVIGAPDIYVNTESMINLTCVVHHAPYPPEAITWYHGNQTISYTSERGGVSVVEERGETTSSFLLLQNARSSDSGIFTCQPEGMESAQVALHVLDGERPAAMQTNSSSISTPRFSALLVVVVLASTVVL